Proteins encoded together in one Musa acuminata AAA Group cultivar baxijiao chromosome BXJ3-6, Cavendish_Baxijiao_AAA, whole genome shotgun sequence window:
- the LOC135640982 gene encoding zinc-finger homeodomain protein 2-like, with translation MEYKDQIVVDDDDDDDDEMRSSTALSFNARPPIRGSAFSKPVLSPSSSLISLRGGGGNGSGTSTAENVSLFGSTTPSSTAAAVDVLYQSAARNTDPAPVSGATAPSNTKAAASASIRYRECLRNHAASIGGHVLDGCGEFMSEGDPSSPEALKCAACGCHRSFHRKEAEGDAAAADSYYRGAARVPLLLPPPPHPQSQHHNHYQKQFQFGTPTTPSSGIVAFGGNASGSGGTTESSSEERMTAGAPTPATTPRKRFRTKFTMEQKEKMLAFAERMGWRIQKQDEGLVEQFCAETGVRRQVLKVWMHNNKHLIRKPQQPPGQDEVVLPQQHQPHSSSQQSQQQM, from the coding sequence ATGGAATATAAAGACCAAattgttgttgatgatgatgatgatgatgatgatgagatgcGTTCATCCACAGCTTTGAGTTTCAACGCTCGTCCTCCCATTAGAGGATCTGCTTTCTCCAAACCTGTActctctccttcttcctctttaatctccctaagaggaggaggaggaaatggAAGTGGCACATCAACTGCGGAGAATGTTAGCCTCTTTGGAAGCACCACACCGTCATCAACAGCTGCAGCGGTGGATGTTTTGTATCAGTCTGCTGCAAGGAACACAGATCCAGCTCCGGTCAGCGGTGCAACTGCGCCGAGTAACACCAAGGCCGCTGCATCAGCTTCTATCAGGTACCGAGAATGCCTCCGCAACCACGCGGCTTCCATCGGCGGCCACGTTCTCGATGGCTGCGGCGAATTCATGTCGGAGGGCGACCCGTCCTCGCCGGAGGCGCTGAAGTGCGCGGCCTGCGGCTGCCACCGCAGTTTCCATCGGAAGGAGGCCGAAggcgacgccgccgccgccgactcCTACTACCGCGGCGCCGCCCGTgttcctctcctcctccctcctccccccCATCCCCAATCCCAGCACCATAACCACTACCAGAAGCAATTCCAATTCGGTACTCCCACCACCCCGTCCTCCGGCATCGTGGCGTTCGGTGGCAACGCCAGCGGGAGCGGAGGGACGACGGAGTCTTCGAGCGAGGAACGGATGACTGCCGGGGCGCCGACCCCGGCGACCACGCCGAGGAAGCGGTTCCGGACCAAGTTCACTATGGAGCAGAAGGAGAAGATGCTGGCTTTCGCGGAAAGGATGGGATGGAGGATTCAGAAGCAAGACGAGGGATTGGTGGAGCAATTCTGCGCCGAGACTGGGGTGAGGAGGCAAGTCTTGAAGGTCTGGATGCACAACAACAAGCACTTGATCAGGAAGCCACAGCAACCACCGGGGCAGGATGAAGTAGTACTGCCGCAGCAACACCAGCCGCACTCCTCGTCGCAACAATCGCAGCAGCAGATGTGA
- the LOC135640983 gene encoding GATA transcription factor 19-like gives MLHQCGHQSSTQQCSCGLLCGGAASFSIFFPASGSKFTDDDAFDGSKSDASSSVDCTLSLGTPSTRLTEHKTLPSPTAHIQPPSCMSSFRWDSLSHPKKHASMGTGGSIASGGGNTIGSNMAGDPHLLARRCANCDTTSTPLWRNGPRGPKSLCNACGIRYKKEERRAAASPSSSTSVVTAAAEQTIGYGYIRQQQPQQSPWGCYAPTATKSGPSISVHDDTADEGDVPYLSWRLNLVPPTQFPVRDRPSLFQYN, from the exons ATGTTGCACCAGTGCGGCCACCAGAGCAGCACGCAGCAGTGCTCGTGTGGGTTGCTCTGCGGTGGCGCCGCCTCGTTCTCCATTTTCTTCCCGGCGTCCGGTAGCAAGTTTACTGATGATGATGCCTTCGATGGCAGTAAGTCCGACGCTTCCTCGTCGGTGGACTGCACCTTGTCTCTCGGCACCCCATCGACGCGCCTGACTGAACACAAAACCTTGCCCTCACCTACTGCACATATCCAGCCACCCTCGTGCATGTCCAGCTTTCGCTGGGATAGCCTATCTCATCCCAAGAAGCACGCGTCCATGGGAACAGGTGGAAGCATTGCTTCTGGTGGTGGAAACACCATCGGCTCGAACATGGCCGGAGACCCGCATCTACTAGCCCGCAGGTGCGCCAACTGCGACACCACCTCCACTCCCTTGTGGAGGAACGGTCCCAGAGGCCCAAAG TCACTGTGTAACGCGTGCGGCATCCGTTACAAGAAGGAAGAGAGGCGGGCGGCGGCATCGCCGTCCTCGTCGACATCGGTGGTAACGGCGGCTGCCGAGCAGACGATCGGATACGGATACATACGACAGCAGCAGCCGCAGCAGTCACCCTGGGGATGCTACGCTCCAACGGCGACGAAGAGCGGCCCTTCCATCTCGGTGCATGACGACACGGCGGACGAGGGCGACGTGCCTTATCTCTCCTGGCGGCTAAACCTGGTGCCGCCGACCCAGTTCCCGGTTCGAGACCGCCCCAGTCTATTCCAATACAATTAG
- the LOC135640981 gene encoding 3-ketoacyl-CoA synthase 4-like, with protein MEGGGAAAAVEQAPVLPRRESRRLPDFLQSVNIKYVKLGYHYLITHLLALLLIPLMVVILLEAAQTEPDDLRQLWLHLQYNLVSVLVCSAFLVFGATVYIMTRPRPVYLVDYACYRPPPKLQVPFRRFMKHSQLSGEFNESSLEFQRRILERSGLGQETCLPSALHYIPPRPSMAYAREEAEDVMFGALDTLFRNTGVKPKDVGILVVNCSLFNPTPSLSAMIVNRYKLRGNIKSFNLGGMGCSAGVISIDLARDLLQVHRSTYAVVVSTENITQNWYFGNRKSMLIPNCLFRVGAAAVLLSNRTVDRRRARYKLVHVVRTHRGADDKAFRCVYQEQDEAGKVGVSLSKELMAIAGEALKINITTLGPLVLPISEQLLFFATLVAKKLFNGKVKPYIPDFKLAFDHFCIHAGGRAVIDELEKNLQLRPEHVEASRMTLHRFGNTSSSSIWYELAYTEAKGRMRKGHRVWQIAFGSGFKCNSAVWQALRSVKPSPDGPWEDCIHRYPVEIVDGFPQPPQEQ; from the coding sequence ATGGAGGGagggggagcggcggcggcggttgAGCAAGCTCCGGTGCTGCCGCGGCGGGAGAGTCGGCGGCTGCCGGACTTCTTGCAGAGCGTGAACATCAAGTACGTGAAGCTGGGCTACCACTACCTCATCACCCACCTGCTGGCCCTGCTGCTAATCCCGCTGATGGTGGTGATCCTCTTGGAGGCCGCGCAGACCGAACCCGACGACCTCCGGCAGTTGTGGCTCCACCTCCAGTACAACCTCGTCAGCGTCTTGGTCTGCTCCGCCTTTCTCGTTTTTGGCGCCACCGTTTACATCATGACCCGGCCCCGCCCCGTGTACCTCGTTGACTACGCCTGCTACCGCCCGCCGCCGAAGCTCCAGGTTCCCTTCCGACGCTTCATGAAGCACTCGCAGCTCtccggcgagttcaacgagtcctcTCTCGAGTTCCAGCGCCGGATCCTCGAGCGCTCGGGTCTCGGCCAGGAGACCTGCCTGCCCTCCGCCCTGCACTACATCCCGCCCCGTCCCTCCATGGCCTACGCCCGCGAGGAAGCCGAGGATGTCATGTTCGGCGCCCTCGATACCCTCTTCAGGAACACCGGCGTCAAGCCCAAGGACGTCGGGATCCTCGTCGTCAACTGCAGTCTCTTCAACCCCACCCCGTCTCTTTCCGCCATGATCGTCAACCGCTACAAGCTCCGCGGCAACATCAAGAGCTTCAACCTCGGTGGCATGGGTTGCAGTGCCGGCGTCATCTCCATTGACCTCGCGCGGGATCTCCTCCAGGTCCACCGCTCCACCTACGCCGTCGTGGTCAGCACCGAGAACATCACCCAGAATTGGTACTTCGGCAACCGCAAGTCCATGCTCATCCCCAATTGCCTGTTCCGCGTCGGCGCCGCCGCCGTGTTGCTCTCCAACCGCACGGTGGATCGCCGGCGTGCCAGGTACAAGCTTGTCCATGTCGTCCGCACGCACCGTGGTGCCGACGACAAGGCCTTCCGTTGCGTGTACCAGGAGCAGGACGAGGCTGGCAAGGTCGGCGTGTCCCTCTCCAAGGAGCTCATGGCCATCGCTGGGGAAGCGCTCAAGATCAACATCACTACCCTTGGCCCCCTCGTCCTTCCAATTAGCGAGCAACTCCTCTTCTTCGCGACCCTCGTGGCCAAGAAGCTCTTCAATGGCAAGGTGAAGCCCTATATCCCGGACTTCAAGCTTGCCTTTGACCACTTCTGCATTCATGCCGGCGGAAGGGCCGTAATCGATGAGCTAGAGAAGAATCTGCAGCTCCGGCCTGAGCATGTGGAGGCTTCCCGGATGACCCTTCACAGGTTTGGCAACACCTCCTCCAGCTCCATCTGGTATGAGCTCGCTTACACTGAGGCAAAGGGGCGGATGCGGAAGGGCCACCGTGTTTGGCAGATTGCCTTCGGGAGTGGGTTCAAGTGTAATAGTGCTGTGTGGCAGGCGCTTCGTAGTGTCAAGCCCTCTCCAGATGGTCCATGGGAGGACTGCATCCATAGGTACCCTGTGGAGATTGTCGATGGATTTCCTCAGCCACCACAGGAGCAATAG